The following proteins are encoded in a genomic region of Athene noctua chromosome 9, bAthNoc1.hap1.1, whole genome shotgun sequence:
- the CAPNS2 gene encoding calpain small subunit 2: protein MFLVKALLSGGSGSGSGRGGSLARGLGGLLTGGGHGGNLGGLVGGLVNLISEAAAQYNPEPPPPPHNHFTNVEAYESEEIRQFRRLFVQLAGDDMEVCATELRDILNKVISRHQDLKTDGFSLDTCRSMVAVMDSDTNGKLGFEEFKYLWNNVKKWQCVYKQYDTDQSGTVGRAQLPGALKAAGFHLNEQLFQVIVRRYADEDGSMDFNNFISCLVRMDSMFRAFKSLDRDGNGQIKMTIEDWLQLTMYS, encoded by the coding sequence ATGTTCCTTGTTAAAGCTTTGCTGAGTGGAGGAAGTGGTAGTGGTAGTGGTCGTGGAGGGAGCCTTGCACGTGGCCTTGGAGGTCTCCTAACAGGAGGTGGACATGGAGGGAATCTTGGAGGACTTGTTGGAGGTCTTGTCAATCTTATAAGTGAAGCAGCAGCTCAGTATAATCCGGAGCCACCTCCACCTCCTCACAATCATTTCACGAATGTGGAAGCTTATGAGAGTGAGGAGATCAGACAGTTCCGTCGCCTGTTTGTCCAGCTGGCTGGAGATGATATGGAAGTGTGTGCCACAGAGCTACGGGACATCCTGAACAAAGTCATTTCCAGACATCAAGACTTGAAGACAGATGGCTTCAGCTTAGACACATGCCGTAGCATGGTGGCCGTCATGGACAGTGATACAAATGGCAAACTGGGCTTTGAAGAGTTCAAGTATCTGTGGAACAACGTCAAGAAATGGCAATGTGTGTACAAGCAGTATGATACTGATCAGTCAGGCACTGTTGGGAGAGCTCAGCTGCCAGGTGCCTTGAAGGCTGCAGGGTTCCACCTGAACGAACAACTCTTCCAGGTAATTGTGCGCAGATACGCCGACGAGGATGGTAGCATGGATTTCAACAACTTCATTAGCTGTCTGGTACGAATGGACAGCATGTTCCGGGCCTTCAAGTCCCTGGACCGAGATGGAAATGGACAGATCAAAATGACCATTGAAGACTGGCTGCAGCTGACCATGTATTCGTGA